From the Harpia harpyja isolate bHarHar1 chromosome 16, bHarHar1 primary haplotype, whole genome shotgun sequence genome, one window contains:
- the CRYBG2 gene encoding LOW QUALITY PROTEIN: beta/gamma crystallin domain-containing protein 2 (The sequence of the model RefSeq protein was modified relative to this genomic sequence to represent the inferred CDS: deleted 1 base in 1 codon): protein MDSPFRQAKARGFVSSAELSVKQSAAGAPGPEGRSRFQKVSLVSRRLESTGSMRGREGSPSRVSLLLQAWEREIVEKTASGPTTLTHRERSSSINLLKDFTAHGPIFSQVYSPAQKPRRQDERGKAGADGGGDGIPPPVGAPQEMPVHRESYVHGTLLPTRPTEHPAGGPGEGPGAPSTAEPGCVPALPRARHVTVLRKGKDAARPEPGPAEGSEAQNGTRDAASATTAPPQRESHGQDGSGFAGAAAGSESSPGTTEAAGLLAEGSPGEKHSPQAEAVPVNATPRDGDRPGDPQTSITSSPQCPSEDAGGQADLAGAGEGSMADGDGTISATPPRTESPPGAGGIPKDPSLEASDGPEPSSEAPASPKAELESEKSETTGDPQDIAQEPESSPDPPSEPPAHDPPAENPQDTTEEDPELLVDMEIFVDTLRNMEPSEMRKAPKAPRQPRPSSLGRCASLPPIQEDRVAPRAPISLPKALRELLARDPAGRQEESPEEEIENPYLSPDERVLVGSHHGVPGDSTTSDGRAEGGSLPGMPRQAGAEEKVKLVAGGLADRGMLFRGNVLKGMALLSHFLEHRAAAADEGKPYSRLDNSVLYSRFVSPSTTLLELPGRDGRGVGSPTPEDQNGLGPGDNPGPEMAMLEAPSPGSVPPVTEKPESAMALCPTDVLEDKEGFEKINMRPGKIILFSEAGFVGQKREIWGDIPDATSWELSHTISIRVIRGGWVMYEKPRFHGRKCVLAEGDVEIDNPWMAYGQSGQPCGSQPFRIGSFKRVVRDYRTPEISLFAEENGEGARLKFTDSAEDTRTRGQALTAASIIVHSGLWLVYSKPFFDDDPYVLEPGGYPNLKAWGAKDPSICSMHPIRLGCPVVERPGEPQVLIYEAAGFQGRSFTISRDIYDVKRLPGLVLPTVGSLHILGGCWVGYEKEGFRGHQYLLEEGEYQDWRQWGGYSKELVSLRLIRTDFSDPALVLFEAMDFEEGPSVELSEALPDMQLAGYSTITQSIHVLSGVWVAYEGTNFSGEQYILEKGVYRNCEDWGAADCRIASAQPILQVGERNLHFVSKILLFSEPDFLGDHVIFEEDQDALPAAFVLRSCRVRGGSWILFDGQAFAGEQHVLSEGEYPTLSAMGCLSSTTIRSLKKVPVFFSEPSIFLHGLECFEGKEIELNNEVRSLQAEGFNNHVLSVRVKGGIWVLCEHGDFRGRQWLLDCTEITNWLTYSGLQHVGSLYPIRQRRIYFRIRSRELELYLSVPDDVEDMKAGRVVVSSLSEQSSSIWYYEDGLIKNQVAPNMSLQVIGPAGKGAKAVLWSETRMPRQTWSIDSQGRIHSQMFEDMILDIKGGRSYDRDHAIVWDMAEERPTQIWDIQVL from the exons ATGGATTCGCCATTCCGGCAAGCCAAGGCCAGGGGCTTCGTCTCCAGCGCGGAGCTGAGCGTGAAGCAGTCGGCGGCGGGTGCTCCAGGGCCCGAAGGCAGGTCCCGCTTCCAGAAGGTCTCGCTGGTGTCGCGGCGGCTGGAGAGCACGGGGAGCAtgcggggccgggaggggagtCCCTCCCGcgtctccctcctgctgcaggccTGGGAGAGGGAGATCGTGGAGAAGACGGCGTCCGGCCCCACCACCCTGACACACCGGGAACGCTCGTCCTCCATCAACCTCCTTAAGGACTTCACCGCGCACGGCCCCATCTTCTCGCAGGTGTATTCC CCCGCGCAAAAGCCCCGGCGGCAGGACGAAAGGGGGAAGGCGGGGGCTGACGGCGGCGGTGACGGCATCCCCCCACCGGTGGGTGCCCCCCAGGAGATGCCCGTCCACAGGGAGAGCTACGTGCACGGCACCCTCCTCCCCACCCGACCCACCGAACACCCCGCAGGGGGTCCCGGTGAAGGTCCTGGTGCCCCGAGCACGGCTGAGCCCGGCTGcgtccctgccctgcccagggccaGGCATGTCACCGTGCTGCGGAAGGGCAAGGACGCAGCCAGGCCTgagccggggccggcggaggGAAGCGAAGCCCAAAATGGGACGCGTGATGCTGCCAGTGCCACAACGGCCCCACCACAGCGGGAGAGCCACGGGCAGGATGGCAGCGGCTTCGCTGGGGCCGCAGCGGGCAGCGAGAGCTCGCCGGGCACCACAGAGGCCGCCGGGCTCCTGGCTGAGGGATCCCCTGGGGAGAAACACTCACCACAAGCCGAAGCCGTGCCGGTGAATGCAACCCCAAGAGACGGTGACAGGCCTGGGGACCCACAAACCAGTATAACCAGCTCCCCGCAGTGTCCCTCGGAGGACGCCGGTGGCCAGGCTGATCTGGCTGGCGCAGGAGAGGGAAGCATGGCAGACGGCGACGGCACCATTTCAGCCACGCCGCCGAGGACAGAGAGCCCCCCAGGAGCCGGCGGCATCCCCAAAGACCCTTCCTTGGAGGCAAGCGATGGTCCAgagccttcttcggaagcacCAGCATCTCCTAAGGCTGAGCTTGAGTCGGAGAAGAGTGAGACAACGGGGGACCCCCAGGACATAGCCCAAGAGCCCGAGAGTAGCCCAGACCCCCCCAGTGAACCCCCAGCCCATGACCCACCAGCTGAGAACCCCCAGGACACGACCGAGGAGGACCCCGAGCTGCTGGTGGACATGGAGATCTTCGTGGACACGCTGCGCAACATGGAGCCCTCAGAGATGCGGAAGGCACCCAAAGCCCCACGCCAGCCCCGGCCATCATCGCTGGGTCGCTGTGCCTCTCTGCCCCCCATCCAGGAGGACCGTGTGGCCCCCCGGGCCCCGATCTCCTTGCCCAAGGCCCTGCGCGAGCTGCTGGCACGGGATCCggcggggaggcaggaggagagcccCGAGGAGGAGATCGAGAACCCCTACCTGAGCCCCGATGAGCGGGTGCTGGTGGGGTCCCACCACGGGGTGCCCGGGGACAGCACGACCAGCGACGGCCGGGCGGAGGGGGGCTCGCTCCCAGGGATGCCGAGGCAAgcgggagcagaggaaaaggtcaAACTGGTGGCTGGGGGCTTGGCCGACCGCGGCATGCTCTTCCGAGGGAATGTCCTCAAAGGCATGGCGCTGCTCTCCCACTTCTTGGAGCACCGGGCGGCCGCAGCCGATGAGGGAAAGCCCTACTCACGCCTGGATAACAGCGTGCTCTACAGTCGCTTCGTCTCCCCCAGCACCACCTTGCTTGAGCTGCCCGGCAGGGATGGCAGGGGTGTGGGCTCACCCACCCCTGAGGACCAAAACGGGCTGGGCCCTGGTGACAACCCCGGCCCCGAGATGGCCATGCTGGAAGCCCCGAGTCCCGGCTCCGTCCCTCCTGTCACCGAAAAGCCAGAGAGCGCCATGGCCCTGTGCCCCACCGATGTCCTG GAGGACAAGGAGGGCTTCGAGAAGATCAACATGAGACCTGGCAAG ATCATCCTCTTCTCCGAGGCCGGCTTCGTGGGTCAGAAACGGGAGATCTGGGGCGACATCCCCGACGCCACGTCCTGGGAGCTTTCGCACACCATCTCCATCCGGGTCATCCGAGGCGG GTGGGTGATGTACGAGAAGCCGCGGTTTCACGGGCGCAAGTGCGTGCTGGCTGAGGGGGACGTGGAGATCGACAACCCCTGGATGGCGTACGGGCAGAGCGGGCAGCCCTGCGGCAGCCAGCCCTTCCGCATCGGCTCCTTCAAGAGGGTGGTGCGG GATTACCGCACCCCCGAGATCAGCCTGTTTGCGGAGGAGAACGGCGAAGGCGCTCGGCTGAAGTTCACCGACTCGGCCGAGGACACCCGCACGCGGGGCCAGGCGCTGACCGCCGCCTCCATCATCGTCCACTCGGGCCT GTGGCTGGTTTACTCCAAGCCTTTCTTCGATGATGACCCCTATGTTTTGGAGCCAGGCGGGTACCCCAATTTAAAGGCTTGGGGAGCAAAGGACCCATCCATCTGCTCCATGCACCCCATCAGGCTG GGTTGCCCCGTCGTGGAGAGACCCGGTGAGCCACAG GTCCTGATCTACGAGGCCGCGGGTTTCCAGGGCCGCAGCTTCACCATCAGCCGAGACATCTACGATGTGAAGCGCCTGCCCGGGCTGGTGTTGCCCACCGTGGGCTCCCTGCACATCCTGGGCGGCTG CTGGGTCGGCTACGAGAAGGAGGGCTTCCGCGGCCACCAGTAcctgctggaggaaggggagTACCAGGACTGGAGGCAGTGGGGCGGCTACAGCAAGGAGCTGGTGTCCTTACGGCTGATACGGACG GACTTCTCCGACCCGGCACTGGTCCTCTTTGAGGCCATGGACTTTGAGGAAGGTCCGAGCGTGGAGCTGAGCGAGGCGCTCCCCGACATGCAGCTGGCTGGCTACAGCACCATCACCCAGTCCATCCATGTGCTGAGCGGCGT GTGGGTGGCCTACGAGGGCACCAACTTCTCAGGCGAGCAGTACATCCTGGAGAAGGGGGTATACCGCAACTGTGAAGACTGGGGTGCCGCCGATTGCCGCATCGCCTCGGCACAGCCTATCCTGCAG GTCGGGGAACGCAACCTCCATTTCGTCTCCAAG ATTCTGCTCTTCTCAGAGCCCGACTTCTTGGGGGACCACGTCATCTTCGAGGAGGACCAGGACGCCTTGCCCGCCGCCTTCGTCCTACGCTCCTGCAGAGTCCGCGGGGGCAG CTGGATCCTGTTCGACGGGCAGGCCTTCGCGGGGGAGCAGCACGTGCTGTCCGAGGGCGAGTACCCCACGCTCAGTGCCATGGGCTGCCTTTCCTCCACCACCATCCGCTCCTTGAAGAAGGTCCCGGTG TTTTTTTCGGAGCCCTCCATCTTCCTGCACGGGCTGGAGTGTTTTGAGGGGAAGGAGATCGAGCTGAACAACGAAGTCCGGAGTCTCCAGGCAGAGGGTTTCAACAACCACGTGCTGTCGGTGCGCGTCAAAGGCGGGAT CTGGGTGTTGTGCGAACACGGTGACTTCCGAGGGCGCCAGTGGCTGCTGGACTGCACCGAAATCACCAACTGGCTGACCTACAGCGGGCTCCAGCACGTGGGATCCCTCTACCCCATCCGCCAG AGACGGATCTATTTCCGCAtcaggagcagggagctggagctCTACCTCTCGGTCCCCGATGACGTGGAGGACATGAAAGCGGGGCGAGTGGTCGTCTCCAGCCTGAGTGAGCAGAGCAGCTCCATCTGGTACTACGAGGATGGGCTGATAAAAAACCAG GTGGCCCCCAACATGAGCCTGCAGGTGATCGGGCCAGCCGGGAAGGGTGCAAAGGCTGTGCTGTGGTCTGAGACCCGGATGCCACGTCAGACCTGGAGCATCGATTCTCAGGGACGAATCCACAGCCAGATGTTTGAGGACATGATCCTCGATATAAAGG GCGGCCGATCCTACGACCGGGACCATGCCATCGTTTGGGACATGGCTGAGGAAAGACCCACGCAGATCTGGGACATACAGGTGCTATGA